The genome window CATTCAGCAGTGGGGCATCTGGAACCCCCAGTCAGGCTGCCCTGCCTCAGGCCTGGGTTTCATGTGGAACATGGCTGGGAGGAGAACCAGTGAGTGACAGGCGTGGTGCTGTGGCCTCGGGCACGTGTCTGCTGTGTCCAGTGACAGACGTGGTGCTGTGACCTCGGGCACGTGCCTGCTGTGTCCAGTGACAGGCGTGGTGCTGTGACCTCGGGCATGTGCCTGCTATGTCCAGTGACAGGAGTGGTGCTGTGGCCGTGTGGCTGCTGTGTCCAGTGATGGGTGTGGTACTGTGGCCGTGTGGCTGCTGTGTCCAGTGATGGGTGTGGTACTGTGGCCGTGGCCGTGTGCCTGCTGTGTCCAGTGACAGGCGTGGTGCTGTGGCCGTGTGGCTGCTGTGTCCAGTGACAGGTGTGGTGCTGTGACCTCGGGCATGTGCCTGCTGTGTCCAGTGACAGGCATGGTGCTGTGACCTCGGGCATGTGCCTGCTATGTCCAGTGACAGGTGTGGTACTGTGGCCGTGTGGCTGCTATGTCCAGTGACAGGTGTGGTACTGTGGCCGTGTGGCTGCTGTGTCCAGTGATGGGTGTGGTGCTGTGGCCGTAGCCGTGTGGCTGCTGTGTCCAGTGACAGGAGTGGTGCTGTGGCCGTAGCCGTGTGGCTGCTGTGTCCAGTGAAGAAACACGTGTGTTTACAGGCCCAGATGGTGTTAGCTCGCCAATTCCCagctttattaaattaaaaattgaaaagctGCACTTCATTTGTACAGTGCAGGCAGCCTATGAGGGGTTCAGATGAGGTCTTTGTCATCTTTGGGTCTTGTAGTCCATGAAGGCCTTACGCGCGGACGCTGGACGCTGGACGCAGGCTCAGGACAGCAGCTGTCGGTGTGTGAGCAGGCACAGGCACTACTGAGCGTTGCCAGTGCTGGTGCCATGAGGGCCCAGCAGCTCTGACCCCGAGGGTGGGcgtcctggccccagccccagccaggctctgGGCGCAGCCCCTGCCTCCGTGTCCCCTGGCCTCTCTGGCCACCCCGTTCTCGTCTTGGCGTTTGAGAGAGCCCTGTGCGTTCAGGGTGCCGGCTTCGTCAGCTCCAAGTCGGGGATGACGAGGCAGAAACACAGGGCTCCCATGGAGTTGTCCTggggctgtctctgcctctctcctgctGCGTTGTCTGCGGGCTTGCAAGAGATCTACCTTCCATCTTCCTGGAAACAGAAGTCTCGTCTGTGCAGAGCGTAGTTTGTAAACTCGTAACTCCCCTCCTGCACCTCTCCACGCCACGCCCAGCCCACACGCCTGCCCTGTGCAGTGGGACAGCAGGAAGCCCAGCATGAGGCTGGGCGGCTGGGAGTGCAGcctgcagggcagcagggactctGGCCCTGGAAGGAGCACCTGGTCACTAGACCTGAAGACGGGCCAGCTCTGCAGTCCCAGTCAGTGTGGGAAGGGGGTGGCTGCCCTTGCCACCCTCACCTGGGACCGGGCGTGGGGCCCCGAGGAGCTGGCCAGCACCACCCGCCCTGGGGAGGTCCTGCTCCCACCCCGGGTCTCAGGGCTTCCAGGTGACAAGCGCAGACCCCAGGCAGCTTTGTTGGGGGTGCCCTGTGGAAAACCATCAGGTGTTTTTGTTGTTACTTTTTACATAAGGAAGCCCCTTTCAGGAACAGGACGGGGAACTCCCAGGGTCTCCCATCAGCTTCTACCTCTCCCATCACAGGGGCACCTGCTCCTGCTGGCTGAGAAGAGCCTCGGGTCCTAGGTCCTAGGCCACCTCCCGCATTCCCAAAGGAGCTGCCACTTGGCCTGCACCTTCTGCCCGAGAGCCATCCGATATTAATCCCCTCGGCCACCAGGGAGCAAGCCCGTGCCTCTCCCAACTCCACTGTACCCGCCCCCTCACCTGAAACATCTCACAGCCCTCTCAGCCCACCTCAGTGTGCTGACCTCAGCATCCAACACTTCCCGTGTGTTTGTGACAAAGTGTTGAACGGCTCTTGTAATGGACTGGAAGATGGCCTTCCTCACCCTGGCCCCGTGCTGACTCGGGACAGGGACCACATCCCCCACACGGCCCAGGAAGCACCTGCTGCGTCTGGTGGTGCTGGCCCAGGGTGGAGACCTGTTTCCAAAACACAAGCACGGCCCACCTGCCCCGTGTCCAGATGTGGACGCGGAGAATGGGCTGGATTGGGGCAGCCAGGCGGACACTGCAGCTGCCACCTTCTGAAGTCCTTCCCAATGCTGCTGTTTCCGTGTGGCCCGAGTGAGTGTGCCTCGGCTGTCAGTCCCTGAGCAGGTGTGTGGGGAGGGACAGGCTCCAGGCTGtctccggggtgggggggggtttGCCTGCACCGCCCTTTCCAGAGCTGTCAGCCTGGGCTCACCGTCCCAGAAGTCACAGTGGGGCTCCCAAAATGACCGAGGCCTGGGTTCAGGCTGGTCGCCCGGGTtcagggctcctgtgtgctgtcAGGAGGTAGGGGTCAGGGGACATTTTACACCTTCGGGGGAAACTGGCCCAGGGAGGCCTCGCTGCCCTCTCCTGTCCACCGACACGGCCTGAGGcttaatttttattcatctgtGGTCTTCGGTCTTTTGCAGCCACATAAATGAGGGCTGTTGACGTGGGGCTGCCTCATGGGTGCCCTGGCCACGCTTTAATGGGTGAAGCAGAGGAATTGGCCCCATACGTGCAGCTGACACCCTGGACCCATAGTCCAGTGTCCAGGAGGGGGCTTGTGGGGCCCCCTACATCAAAGGCAAAAGAGGTGTAATCTAAAAGTGAAATAAGTTCACAAATGTTTTTAATgacattaatttgaaaggcagagaggaagagacaaggaggttgcatctgctggttcactccccagatggcccaacggccagcgctggcctggagcccagagccctgTCTGTGTCTCCCGCGTGGAGGGCAGGAGCCCTCGCACTTGGTCGTCCGCGGCCGCTGAACGCCGgcctcacaggcagaggctgcgGCTGCACCAGCAGATGTGTTTCTGCCGTGAGAAGATGCTCCAATCACCACCTGTGTGCTCCCCCCGCCCCTCAGCCTTTGGGAAGCTGACTTGGGCGATGCAGGTTTGATTCTGCAGAGCCCCTTTAGGGTGAGGCGGCGCACCCCCGGCGGCCGGGCAGAGCCGACGGCCGTTCCTGCCGGGCACTCACCCTCCGTGCCGTGACCTGCGAGCCCCATGTGTGACTGCTCGCCCAGGAAGGAACAGGAAACGTCTTTATGAGTGATTGATTTAGAGCCCCTGTCTGTGTGAGAAAGAAAGGACAAGAGGTCCATTGCCAGGCTCCCGTGGGGGGCGGAGCTGTGAGCCCGCAGGCCCCGCCTCCCGGCCCTGGAAGCTGCTCAGGTGTGCACCCCCCTGGGCCTGACCCTCGACCTCTGTAGCTGCCAGGCACTTCCCTTTGGGGTCCGTTTGCAGGCTCCACAGAGAGCTTTGAACGTGGCCTCTGTGCCTGCCCGGTGAGTGCTGTCCGAGCCTGGGTCACGGTTGGTCAGCTTGCCGGGCGCGGGGGACCGGGCTCCGGAGCCCGTGAGGTCCAGCACAGACGCGGGTGCTGGGGAGGCGGGCGGGAGCGCGTCTGCTGCCCTTCGGCCTCTCACCGCCCCTCTCCTGTTTCAGAGGAGGCGGAGCACGACAGCTTCGGGCCCGGCTCGCTGCCCAGGAAGAAGAAGGTGCTGGTGTCGCTGCGGGACGAGGGCCGGCGGCGGGCGCAGCTGCGCATCGGCTCGCCCCACGACTTCCGCCCGGTGTCCTCCGTCATCGACGTGGACATCCTGCCCGAGACGCACCGCAGGGTGCGGCTGTACAGGCACGGCTGCGAGAAGCCGCTGGGCTTCTACATCCGGGACGGGGCCAGCGTGCGCGTGACGCCGCACGGGCTGGAGAAGGTTCCGGGCATCTTCATCTCCCGCATGGTGCCCGGGGGCCTCGCCGAGAGCACGGGGCTGCTGGCCGTGAACGACGAGGTGCTGGAGGTGAACGGCATCGAGGTGGCCGGGAAGACGCTGGACCAGGTCACGGACATGATGATCGCCAACAGCCACAACCTCATCGTCACCGTCAAGCCCGCCAACCAGAGGAACAACGTCGTCCGCGGCAGCCGAGCGTCCGGCAGCTCCGGCCAGTCCTCGGACAGCGCCACCGGCCACCACGGCCTGCCGGCCGCCCACGTCCTGCAGAACTTCCACCCCGACGAGATGGAGAGCGACGAGGAGGCCGACATCGTCATCGAGGGCGCCCTGGAGCCCCCGCACCGCAAGACGCAGGGCCCGCCCGCGGGCAGCCTGTCCCGGGCCAACGGCACCAGCCTGGCGCACCGGCTGCACCGGGACCTGGCCCTGAGCGGCTCCGGACGAGAGAGCATCCACAAACTGCTCAGCTCCCTGAAGG of Oryctolagus cuniculus chromosome 10, mOryCun1.1, whole genome shotgun sequence contains these proteins:
- the PARD6G gene encoding partitioning defective 6 homolog gamma, with amino-acid sequence MNRSFHRSQTLRFPDCGAVEVKSKFGAEFRRFSLDRHKPGKFEDFYQLVVHTHRISSAEVTIGYADVHGDLLPINNDDNFCKAVSSASPLLRVFIQKREEAEHDSFGPGSLPRKKKVLVSLRDEGRRRAQLRIGSPHDFRPVSSVIDVDILPETHRRVRLYRHGCEKPLGFYIRDGASVRVTPHGLEKVPGIFISRMVPGGLAESTGLLAVNDEVLEVNGIEVAGKTLDQVTDMMIANSHNLIVTVKPANQRNNVVRGSRASGSSGQSSDSATGHHGLPAAHVLQNFHPDEMESDEEADIVIEGALEPPHRKTQGPPAGSLSRANGTSLAHRLHRDLALSGSGRESIHKLLSSLKVDPRHSLAFPQGGVEEHGPAVTL